In the Ptychodera flava strain L36383 unplaced genomic scaffold, AS_Pfla_20210202 Scaffold_29__1_contigs__length_4469600_pilon, whole genome shotgun sequence genome, one interval contains:
- the LOC139127148 gene encoding uncharacterized protein, whose protein sequence is MDSILRELSLQTLTPRFQQQRITQQRITPRAVEALEDEDLIRLGVITIGDRINLRDLCREHEARGVNVSAGPSGVRRTSASSVSVERQLLFHCDRENRNRRRRYGGPTTTRRETSKKSRRSYTITCVCLADRCAEVVPRPAERHLLQSAGLGVRKVQFCTDDDENEVIAKIQGTFPKLQDSGGFEILQCTGNGRNLSVIKSNWSIEELKTRIGPQAKIYLRPIQKSLSTNSVTSTQTTNLTETCNGCKQIFPILELREHMLMCVNIVSSDDSDSELPPPPLAVATPEDEHEPGLLQTTSDSIVEDTRIRQVTSEMQEEEVTRNDSLEVQNVHYGQNESGHDKEAEETSVNSIAQHTVEYCQQNNISDPVEVLRYYQSKLQKGRKLDMTSLETCEEGETNYILVDRSHLLETSFDEIREIKDFRITLEVGFYDEKAADYGGPRKEFSDLLC, encoded by the exons ATGGATAGTATCTTGAGAGAGTTATCTCTGCAAACACTTACGCCAAGATTCCAACAACAGAGGATCACACAACAGAGGATCACCCCAAGAGCAGTCGAAGCTTTAGAAGATGAAGATTTGATTAGGCTAGGCGTCATCACAATTGGAGACAGAATAAATCTCCGTGATCTTTGTAGAGAACACGAGGCGCGCGGAGTTAATGTTTCGGCGGGCCCTTCAGGGGTAAGGCGTACGAGTGCCTCCAGTGTTTCAGTCGAGAGGCAGCTCCTGTTTcactgtgacagagaaaaccGCAATCGGAGAAGGAGATATGGCGGTCCGACGACTACAAGACGTGAAACGTCGAAGAAAAGTCGCCGTAGTTACACGATCACCTGTGTTTGTTTGGCGGACCGATGTGCGGAAGTGGTACCGAGACCTGCCGAAAGACATTTACTTCAAAGCGCTGGGCTAGGCGTTAGAAAAGTTCAGTTTTGTACAGACGACGATGAAAACGAAGTAATAGCCAAGATACAGGGTACCTTTCCAAAGTTACAAGACTCTGGTGGCTTCGAGATACTGCAGTGCACTGGTAATGGACGGAACTTAAGTGTGATCAAATCTAATTGGTCAATCGAAGAACTGAAGACCCGTATTGGGCCCCAGGCCAAAATTTACCTGAGGCCAATACAGAAAAGCCTGAGCACGAATTCAGTAACCTCCACCCAAACCACAAATCTCACGGAAACATGTAATGGATGTAAGCAGATATTCCCGATACTGGAACTTCGTGAGCACATGTTGATGTGCGTGAACATTGTAAGTTCTGATGACTCCGACAGTGAATTGCCACCACCTCCATTAGCAGTAGCAACCCCAGAGGATGAACATGAACCAGGGTTACTGCAAACAACTTCTGACTCGATTGTTGAAGACACACGCATAAGACag GTCACCTCAGAAATGCAAGAAGAAGAAGTCACAAGAAATGATAGTTTAGAAGTACAGAATGTACATTATGGACAGAATGAGTCTGGTCATGATAAAGAAGCAGAGGAGACTTCAGTCAATTCAATTGCACAACATACTGTTGAATACTGTCAGCAAAACAACATTTCTGACCCAGTTGAAGTATTGCGGTATTACCAAAGCAAATTGCAGAAAGGTCGTAAGTTAGATATGACATCACTGGAGACTTGTGAGGAAGGTGAAACTAACTATATACTAGTTGATAGGAGCCATCTTTTGGAGACGTCATTTGATGAGATTAGGGAAATCAAAGATTTTCGCATAACTCTGGAAGTTGGATTCTATGATGAG